A stretch of Vigna angularis cultivar LongXiaoDou No.4 chromosome 4, ASM1680809v1, whole genome shotgun sequence DNA encodes these proteins:
- the LOC108331191 gene encoding ABC transporter G family member 5, producing the protein MKKQGCEVEATDINYNIRTKAAEQPSKIFRKFSQLNREEDGREAEDEEKTEQRSCSGVRHVLKNVNCIAKPLEILAIVGPSGAGKSSLLKILAGKASSQSGCILVNQEPVDTAEFKKISGYVLQKDTLFPLLTVEETIMFSAKLRLRLPQEQLCSRVKSLILELGLSHVARNRIGDDKVRGISGGERRRVSIGVEVIHDPRVLILDEPTSGLDSTSALQIIDMLKVMAESRGRTIILTIHQPGYRMVKLFNSILLLADGIVLHHGSVDFLGVNLRLMGLEIPLHVNVVEFAIDYITTIQQHKKCQQVQLEASWRLPRTMLQEKCDEQGESRSGKFTLQQLFQQSKLIDEETISAGMDITFDFANSVLRETMILTHRFSKNIVRTKELFACRTIQMLVSGLVLGSVFCNLKDGMEGVEERVGLFAFILTFMLSSTTEALPIFLQERDIILKEISSGSYRVSSYAIANGLVSLPFLLILAILFTVPLYWLIDLNRNFSAFLYFLMLIWLILYTANSVVVCFSAAVPNFIVGNSMIAGAIGSFLLFSGYFISKQQIPSYWIFMHYMSPFKYPFEGFLINEFSNSKKCLEYLFGACVVRGEDVLKLAELGGETSRWKNVGVMVCFILVSRFIYFVILRYRCSQGIILKS; encoded by the coding sequence ATGAAGAAACAAGGGTGTGAGGTTGAGGCAACAGACATAAACTACAACATCCGTACAAAGGCAGCAGAGCAACCTTCTAAAATCTTCAGAAAATTTTCACAGTTGAATAGGGAGGAAGATGGTCGTGAagcagaagatgaagaaaaaactGAACAAAGATCATGCAGTGGAGTTAGGCATGTCCTCAAGAACGTGAACTGCATAGCAAAGCCACTAGAAATTCTGGCAATTGTTGGGCCAAGTGGGGCTGGGAAATCATCCCTTCTTAAGATCCTAGCTGGTAAAGCTAGTTCACAAAGTGGGTGTATCTTGGTGAATCAAGAGCCTGTGGATACAGCTGAGTTCAAAAAAATTTCTGGGTATGTTTTGCAAAAGGATACCTTGTTTCCCTTACTTACGGTTGAAGAAACCATAATGTTTAGTGCAAAGCTAAGGTTACGTCTTCCTCAAGAACAACTATGCTCCAGGGTCAAGTCACTAATTCTAGAGCTTGGTCTTAGCCATGTTGCTAGGAATAGAATTGGAGATGACAAGGTACGTGGCATATCTGGTGGTGAGAGGCGCCGAGTTTCCATTGGTGTTGAAGTCATACATGATCCAAGGGTACTGATTTTGGATGAACCAACTTCAGGGCTTGATAGTACCTCAGCTTTGCAAATAATTGATATGCTTAAGGTAATGGCTGAATCTAGGGGGCGAACTATAATCCTGACTATCCACCAACCAGGGTACAGAATGGTGAAGTTGTTCAACTCAATACTGTTATTGGCTGATGGTATTGTGTTGCACCATGGCTCTGTGGATTTTCTGGGTGTAAATCTAAGGCTAATGGGTTTAGAAATTCCTCTTCATGTTAATGTGGTTGAGTTTGCCATTGATTATATTACGACCATTCAGCAACATAAAAAATGTCAGCAGGTTCAGCTAGAAGCTTCGTGGCGATTACCAAGGACAATGTTACAGGAGAAATGTGATGAGCAGGGTGAGAGTAGAAGTGGTAAGTTTACTTTGCAACAGCTCTTTCAACAATCCAAGTTAATTGATGAAGAAACCATTAGTGCGGGAATGGATATCACTTTTGATTTTGCAAATTCTGTATTGAGAGAAACTATGATTCTCACTCATAGATTCTCCAAAAATATCGTACGCACAAAGGAACTCTTTGCGTGCAGGACAATTCAAATGCTGGTTTCTGGACTGGTTTTGGGCTCAGTCTTTTGTAATCTCAAGGATGGTATGGAGGGAGTGGAAGAAAGAGTGGGTCTCTTTGCTTTCATTTTAACGTTTATGTTATCAAGCACCACCGAAGCTCTACCAATTTTTCTGCAAGAAAGGGATATTATACTGAAAGAAATATCTAGTGGAAGCTACAGAGTTTCATCTTATGCTATCGCCAATGGCCTAGTTTCCTTGCCATTTTTGCTCATACTAGCCATTTTATTCACAGTGCCTCTGTACTGGCTTATTGATCTCAACAGGaatttttctgcatttttgtACTTTCTGATGCTAATCTGGCTAATTCTTTACACTGCAAATTCGGTAGTGGTATGTTTCAGTGCTGCAGTGCCTAATTTCATTGTTGGGAATTCAATGATTGCCGGTGCCATCGGTTCGTTTCTTCTGTTCTCTGGATACTTCATATCAAAACAGCAAATTCCAAGTTACTGGATTTTCATGCATTATATGTCTCCATTTAAGTATCCCTTTGAAGGGTTTCTGATAAATGAGTTCTCCAATTCAAAAAAGTGCTTGGAGTACTTGTTTGGGGCATGTGTGGTGAGAGGAGAGGATGTGCTTAAACTAGCAGAGCTTGGAGGGGAGACTAGTAGATGGAAGAATGTTGGGGTGATGGTGTGCTTCATCCTGGTTTCCAGgttcatttattttgtaattcttAGGTACAGATGCTCACAAGGAATCATTCTAAAAAGTTGA